In Rosa rugosa chromosome 4, drRosRugo1.1, whole genome shotgun sequence, the genomic stretch atgttcttgaacccattcatgttcatcttctttaACCCAGCAACAGTTATGATgccatctttctctctctagagtTCCCATCGATTGATAGGAACTtaaacaacaagaaaaaaagaaaatttgatcAACGATACATACttaaacaacagaaacaagaaaattTGATCAACAGATGGTGTTGGAGGTTGAAGATGAACATATGTAGAAAAAAGCTATCTTCTGCTTCTTTTTGCACGACCTCATGCAGTCTTCCTCGTCGTCGTCCTCATCCGCGATAAAGATCAAGGTGGCGCGTGACTTCACGACGGTGGCGGCTTTGAGGAAGGCATCTTTGATTGAATTCGGCGGGAGCGCGCAGTCTTCGAGGCAGGGAGGGAGGATGGGGTGCAGTAATCCGGCAAATCAggatcccaatttcaatttcggaGTTTAGGAGATTAACCTGCCTTGAAGCATCAAATAAAGATTGCTGCTGCTCCTGGGCCAATCTCTCCAAAATTTTACacaacaaacagaaaaaaaaaaaaaacagatcgaATGCTTGGGTAGGAGAAGAAGCACTTGTATATAAGAtttgatttaattttttttagcaaaCAGGCAAACGAACTGGTAAAGTTCAACGAGCTGTTCTTCaccagaaacaaaaataaataaataaataactgaACATCAAGATCTGGAGATGGAAGAACAATTATGGGTAATTGAAGATGAATGAGGTCTGGATTGATGGCGGGTTGCGTGGTTGGCCAAATCAGATTGGGATTGGGGCCGGAATTCATATCGTGATTTCTGGTGGCGGTTGGGTTTCTGGCAAGGGGGTTTGTATGGAGATTTGAGGTGGAATTGAATTCTGGAGATTTGAGGAAGGAAATTTGCTTATGAAGAACGTCCAACAGTGAAGCTTTTGTTAGATGCCCAGGTCATATAATTAACACCTTCATCTGTCTACCCGTCAGAGTAAATGGCACCAAAGCAGGTCCAGGAGCCTCTGATCCCTGCATCGTCTGAGAGAATGGTGCAAGAAGCTGAGGAAACGTCCACCTTCAATATAGAGTTCGCAATTAATCGGATCGGCCTCGTCAGGTAAGTAAGCAAATGTGGTGGTGGAGcttgagagagaaaaataatttttttaaaattcttcctttatttctctctcttaattataaaatttatttttctataattaattataaaattcatttaaattaattattttattaatattaaATCATagttcaaataaaaaaataatttgagGGCACATAAGTCATTTAGCTCTCTTTTGCGACTCACGTGCGTCACACGTGGTCAGAACTAACGGCACTGTGACGAAATTTTGATGTAGGTATGACGTTGACAAGAAAActtgagtccaggtatcacgttgatcactttgaaagtacaggtatcattttaaaagtcctcaaagagttcagacactgttgaagtaaaaaaccctaaaataaatataatattttttttggtataattattgtccttaatagtcatttttgtcacgcccctgatttttaacacaaataaaaatcgatatataaccccataactatatatgcgtgatcgttcaaccatcaataccaagtacatactgatgccctgaaccctcaaagttaatatacactcgctccacagagttatatattacacaagcttacgaattaaattgtcaacaacaagataaaacgtaaaagctcctcagagtttactacatagcggaagccataacaatggcaaagccaaacaaatttgcttcctaccagttctgctgccaacaagctacctcagcttcagccacgattaccctgacctgcaggattaacccctacaccgtttgaatagtgcaccgggttgtcacacaacaaacccggtaaacttttgcaagcccgtatgagtaactcaaaacaactcacaccaaatcacgggataaaagcccgcacaactcacgccaaacacgaggaaaacctttcgactcgagaataaggaaaacataccatgcttcccaaaacaatactcttttcccaaaaggaaatcacaaaagtcacacagtggcaaaatcatataaatcgttaacctaacaattcaaatatgataaatcgatccaacctggataaaacacatcaaaacggtccaacctggacaaacacatacgcacatcaatcatacctattgttaacctaacaaatagcatatgattcttttagtccaacctagacaaaacacatcaaatcagtccaacctggacaaaacatgtcaaatcagtccaacctggacaaaacatgTCAAATTTCAAATCGGTcaaacctggacaaaacacgtcaaatcagtccaacctggacaaaacacgtcaaatcggtccaacctggacaaaacacgtcaaatcggtccaacctggacaacaaaacacatcaaatcggtccaacctggacaaaacacgtcaaattggtccaacctggacaaaacacatcaaatcggtccaacctggacaaaacacataagcacatcaatcatacctatcgttaacctaacaaatagcatatgattcttttagtccaacctggacaaaatacgtaccTAGTAAtcgtaagtaacctacttagatccatgaggtaccatggcagacagactagagctctaactgaatatatcgtaacctgtcacctcggccaaggttcaaccttacgatatacattgcctgaggatgcaacctgcaaccctggatccttaggccaacctgaccctcagatcaaaacattaaacgagtcgcaccagaccccaaatgtcaaatcaaatcaaacggagaaatcacaacctgtaactctcacatcctcagaccaccggtcgtgggatcaaaacgttaaatcaaatcaaaaggagaaatcaccacctgtgactctcacatcctcagaccaccggtcgtcggatcaaaacattaaatcaacccaaaaggagaaatcacaacctgtgactctcaattccacaaacacttttcaaaacaatagaaataccatttcccaccattagttttccgaaaagccacaacccaaaataataaaacgcatcaattcatgcatattgttttcatcaatccacaacccaccaaaacatatatatttcacgtaaatatatatatatacgtagtcattcactcaggaataccactaataccaactatagttcatttcgaaagctaatcaaaatcaaccaattaaatccgttcataattgaaccttgtgagattactcacctcgaaactcccgctgtgtcttcaatacagaacaaagcagccaaaccacaaaacaaccgtccaagaatacttcccaagtacctaatcacatacggtttcaacttagtaacgattcacaaacgatttaagttcgaaacccctgttttgaactaaaatccccaaagtggcgccaatcgaggcgaaaccacatccgagacctcccaaagtctccgaaaTACATCCACGATCGATACGTCCCaatcacaagtcgatcggacgctcggatcctcacggatcgaataaatcaaccggtatgaaaccttaaaaatcataacaatttcatacgaactccaaaatatgcgtactatatatcaaaacgctcttatcgacgagtagaagacatataataccaaaaacaatcccatacatggccggaacgccgccagaacgccgccacaggcagtggcgcaccgccgccggccaaaactcaatatttcacaaaactcccaacatcaaagttcttcatctaagcatgcttgtgaattttcataactagctcgaagtcagaaaacaagcataaagggtcgaaaactacctcacaagccgtgaacagtaatccaatctgagttgaaccaagttttacgtgaatcgatccaaacaaccaccaaggatcgatcaaggaggctgctctgagctccccaAACTCAGCTTGAAGCCtcgccgacgtcggagatcggagaaccgatcTGGTCCGAAAACACCAATCTGCACCGCCTTCTaccgccgccaccaccgagaatcggcgctagagaacaccacagggaggagcgcacggaggaggcgaaccgATCTGGGCTCGTCTGGTGGtctgccgtcgccggagctcgccgtaaaatccgggtcggatcaccgggttcgggtcgggtcgagcgtgggtgatgagagagaacggaggattTCTGATTTCCAGAAATGGTAAATGTGAAAAtggaaatagtaagtttccgaaaatggaaactcctatttatagaactttcccaaaacttcaaacgctcataactttctcatacaaactccgattctcgcgttccacatgtccacgaactcgtatcgacgcgctctacgactttcgtgaaggaagttttcgtaGAATCTCAACgggtcaaaagtcaaccttagcaaccccccctaaagtcatacttttcgaataaaaattcatccgaaacacttccgctccatccacgagccacgaaatcgtccaataaccacaaattagattccggaaaatcctcggaaaataaatacgaatttccgggtcATCAcaattttatagtaggttatatatgtaattttataattcataatagagtgaggtcaaatgagcagatttagaggtcccaatagaaactctcacaTGATTAGAATGGGTCtggtttttctattggaacctccaaatttactcacttgacctctatgctttttacacctcttatcaaattttcaaatactaaatatactcactaaacctcactaaacttcctcaaataacctcactcatataatttgcaaacaaaatattatctttaaaataaaaatttagccatttcaatgatttaatcactctataaatcttaactaaatatacatttgttaatcaaacttgagtttcaaaaattaatgtctaatcaataagaaaatgccatgaactattctgtttttttttttctattttagctgtgcaaaaaaaatgaagaaaacatttgttttttaatttttttttctgtattttttttaccacatgattatttatttttttttattttttattttttttgcaaatataatggattgacttagatttaggtcataaatcataagaggatttattttttttccctcaccaatatgcgttcaacatatatatcatacatttttttgtcaaatgatcttaatcatatttttaattcttattaaatatatatgaatgctttaatgagtatgtagtgaaattggaaaatgaaaatagataaggaaaataataagaaatacaatctaatattattgaattggaaagtctacataaaataaatataatagttttttggtataattattgtccttaatagtcattttatagtaggttatatatgtcatttatgTTGTAATTATTATGTTGGCTATATCATGTTAATAGGTTGTTGTAATGAGTTGTATGCAGATCTAGATCTAGATCGGAATGATTATGTCTACTAACAACCAATCTACAACTAGGGCTAATGATTCAGTGAGCTGTATGCTCTACCTTTGTAATCCTATTTATACTTCAATGTAATATGAAGACTACactccttctctgcatctaaactctctctctctcaagttctttgaaacaaagctctctccattttctgaaacatttttatgttcgttttacaacacgttatcagcacgaatagctctacgatttggattgcagattgacaagaggagaggtgaataactcttgggttgcagagaagaggcagttcatcattcaatcaacttcactctaccagctctacaaccaagtaggtttttccaaacaaaaaccgattttgctgtttcattttaccttctgttctctgtgttccagtatttatttgaaatagtaaatcaactccaaaactcaccaaattttgtatgctggagcccctgtgtgtttactgcatctctgtaaattttcatatttttctgggtagttttgcttagtgtttcagttcgtctttcgactgctgttcagtaggaactgcagtcacgatttatgacttttgaagcatctagtttaacttaatcttCTATGAGAaacacttatttctcttgcactataattggcataattgaatgagtaaaaaggaaaatcaatagcttttaatttagctatcaattcatgtatattgtgacaaatatctatatatacttgtttggactttgtgataatgatacatctttccttcattatttattatgatactgttttgtggtgttacctgctcatattaaatttaaatattttacccgcttaaattctttgcattagaatatatatgtgcggaatgcaggtacttaatgaaccagaagttcacacataaatattgaaccagaagttcatacataaatattgaaccagaagttcacacgtATCGAACCCGTAGTTTCGATAACATTGAAAGgttatgaatctttccaagtaggcgcacccaattcgatgcgatgtctaggcaagatacaatgaggctgtgtacttaagagagcctcgctccacccaaacctcatactcttacctggtcgtatttaattggagttaccaaaagggttgagtaataataTTTCACATGTATCGAACCTGTAGCTTCGATAATACCATATaaggaacttgaagtttcctccACAAATTCActatacatgtttaatccgatttttcataccatgttatagaacctgaagttcttatTGATTGCTTATGGAAGTTATTACCCATAGCACTAACTATTGTCCTTTAAATCCTTGTAGagaatgtcaaatctcaacaaacttgactttgtcGCTTTGGAAGTTTCCGGAAGGAACTATCTCAAGTGGACCCAAGATGTCAAGCTTCATCtgactgcaaataagatgagatcaacGATTATTGCTGACAACATCACCCCTGAAGACATGAAGGCAAGGGCTATGATTTTCATCAGGAAACATATGGAAGAAGCACTCAAGGTGGAATATTTAGCTGAAGAGGACCCACGatctctttgggtcgctctagaagagcgatTCAACCACCAAAGGGCCATCTACTTGCCGGAAGCAAGGCACGATTGGCAGAACATACGTTTCCAAGATTTCAAGACTGTCAATGAGTATAACTCTGAAATCTGCCGGATTCGGTCACTCCTAAAATTCTGTGGAGAAGAGCTCACAGAAGCCGACCTACTGGAGAAAACTTTCTCCACCTTCCCTCCTTCCTGTATGGTCCTGCAGCAACAATACAGGGAAAGAAACTTTGCTAGATTCTCCGAATTAATCACCATCCTGTTGCTCGCTGAAAAGAACAACAACCTACTTCTGAGGAATGATCAAGCAAGGCCCACCGGTACTAGAGCAATTCCTTTGCCTGAAGCAAATACTATTGCCCATCACGAAAATAATCGTGGAAGGAGGAACCGGGGCCGTGGAAGGGGAAGAAGGTCTGAACGTCCAAGGCATGGAAGGAGAAATGGGCCCAGAAATGGCCCATATGATCGTGACCACCCAGGCAATGGCCCAAGGGGTCGAGGAGGACGTggacaaggcccacgtggtggaAACCGAAATGGCCAAGTCCGACAAACTCAAATTAGAGAGAACCCTGGTCCGGCCCGTCGCCCTCAAAATCAGCATAATCTATGTTATAGATGTGGAGGCACTGACcattggtcccgcacctgtcgtGCAACAGATGAAGAGATAGGAGAGTATCACGCCAGACGCGAAACTCGAGAGGCCAACCTTGTGGAAGAGTCAGTCCCTATGGATACCACCTTGGAGATTACTGATTTCCAAGCAGCCAATGGATACATCGAGGATTGAAAACTCGAGGACATGGGCATAATAGgcacttgtgccatatctatgttattgttatgaataatgctttctatttttcagattatctttggtgatttttttttttttttgaattttaagttttacataatttggttatgcttggatgtttaattcaataaagttatttattttcatacatgtgatccactgaattaaatatatgaatAGGTATGTCTTGTgaggaagtttgttgtctggctgatagtgctactacgcacaccatactccgagataggaagttttttttaaacttattgcctacttatacctctgtgacaactatATCAggtcaatccaacctgatagagggccatggcaaagcccaatttatgttgtccaatggtattgaatttaccattaatgaggccttatattctccacgttccagaagaacgttattgagttttaaggatattcgagccaacggttatcacgttgaaaccactgaggaaaaaggagtggaatatctttgcataacctccaattTGTATGGCCggaagcgtacattggagaagCTAAAGTGCCTCTCGAGTGGTCTCTACATGGCTACCATTAGATCAATTGAGGCAAATCACATAACCagccagaagctaaccaattcgagcaactacttgctttggcatgaccgtttgggacacccaggtcaaagtatgatgcgccGTATCCTAAATTCATCCCACGGGCATCCCCTTACCAATAAGGATCTTGTGTACAGTAACACATTATGCCAAGCTTGCTCATTGGGAAAATTAAATataagaccatcatatgcaaagactgaaAAAGACTCCAACCTTTTtctacaaaggatacaaggggatatatgtggacctatccaaccaccatgcggaccatttaaatatttcatggttttggttgatgcatcgacaaggtggtcacatgttacactattgtccacaagaaatgttgtgtttgctaaactccttgcccagatcattaaattaagggctcaccacccggaTTATCCAATCaagtccataagacttgataatgccggagagtttacatcaaaatcttttgatgattattgcatgtcccttGGGATTAATgttgagcatccagttccctatgttcacacccagaatggtctcgcagaagcgttCATTAAAAGATTACAAATGATCGCACGGACcttggtaatgcacaccaagCTTCCAGTATctgcgtggggctatgcaatttTGCATGCAGCCATGTTGGTCCGACTGAGGCCCattgccacccaaccttattcTGCATTACAGTTGGTGACTGagtacgaacctgatgtttcgcacttacgtgtatttgggtgtgcagttctCGTgctaattgcgccgccacaacgtacaaaaatgggtcctcaacgaaggATGGGCATATATGTCGGTTATGAATCTCCATCCATTATACGctttttagagcccttgacaggcgatctctttaccgctagatttgtggattgtcactttgatgagacagtcttcccgccgttagggggagataagaacgttaccgttcctgatgaacgacgtgaattgacatggaatgtccccactatgtctcatcttgatccccgaaccgcacattgcgataatgaagtgcgaagaattctagatctacagagtgtagcccaaaatatgccagatgctttctctgatctaactaaagtgacgagatcacatatacctgctgcaaatgtgcctgcaagaatagatgtccctgtaggacacgttgtcccggatggacgaggtacgaccatggcggctaaccagtcacatgtccctgcccagaagcgaggtagaccactaggttcgaaggattcctatccccggaagagggtaaaaccggcacaaacgaatccactagacatcgggatctcaactgatccatctcacgagataattccagattatgggtctgtcctagaagagacaacgttgggggatgctccaacgtctgaacccactctcgagaatagagaaatctctataaattatgcatgcttaagtgagatttggaatcggaatgagattatcatcgatgatatatttgtattcgcggtagctaccgaaattataactagcgatgacatcgaacctcgctctgttgatgaatgtcaacgtagagacgactggccaaaatggaaagaagcaattcaggtcgaattagattccttgacaaagagaaaagtgttcggacctgtcgttcccacacctcaccatgttaaacctgtaggatttaaatgggtatttgtaaggaagcgtaatgaggaaaacgagattgtaagatacaaggctcgtctagtggcgcaaggattCTCTCAATGCCCTGGGATtgattacgatgagacatattctcctgtaatggatgTTATAACATTCCGCTACCTCATCAGTTTGGcaatttccgaaaaactgaatatgcagctaatggatgtggtcacagcttatctctatggggatcttgatacagagatatacatgaaagttcctgaaggacttaagaTACCAGatacaaatagttctagaccacggaacaccctCTCCATtcgtttgaggcgttcactttatggattgaaacaatccggacggatgtggtacaaccgtctaagtgaatatttgattgagatgggatatgtaaacaatgaactatgcccatgcgtgtttattaagaaaacaagttctggatttgcaattgtggcagtttatgttgatgacatgaatctgattggtactcctgaagagatcaaagaaaccgccaagcacctgaagtctaaatttgaaatgaaagatcttgggagaacgaATTACTGCCTCGGCCTGGAGCTTGAACACCGTGCTGATGggattctgcttcatcaatcaaactacatccagaagatgttaagacgctttaatgaggataaagcgaaaccttcaagcacacccatggtcatcCGAAGTCTAGACCCTAAGagagatccgtttcgtcccgcagatgataacgaagagatattggcaccagaagtctcatatctaagtgcaataggtgcattattgtacttgactcaatgcactagaccagacatttcattttctgtgaacttgttagccagatatagctctgcaccaacacgccgccactggaatggtataaaagatatttttcgttatcttagaggaacgattgatatgggcttattttatccctatgcatcaagaaatggatcaaacccccttgatcctcagaatgatgctcgccttgttggatatgctgatgcaggctatctatcagacccacacaaggcacgttcccaaactggttatgtctttaccattgggaataccgcaatttcttggaggtctacaaaacagacccttgttgctacctcttcgaatcatgctgagattctagctcttcacgaagcagtacgtgaatgtatatggttgagagccatcacaaagcatgttcaaagcacatgtggcctgcattccaccactgatgaaccaaccactatccacgaggataatgctgcttgcatcgagcaaatgaagacaggtttcatcaaaggagacaacaccaaacatattgcaccaaagtttttcttcaatcagcaacaacaagagcatcagaagattgaggtcaagcagattcgatctgaagacaatcgtgcagacctcttctctaagtcactaccaaagtctacattccagaagcatgtacaaggtattggtctacgtaaattatctgaattacctaacatgtaatttttagggggagttgaaatcagggggagtatccagaagcatacccacttgaccatcgtgtactcttttgtccttcgtccagggttattttgtcccactgggttttattacctggcaaggttttaacgaggcacatctttagcatggtcgctCCATCCTGgagatgttttgattcaacatatatgcatttgctcatcttttcccttcgaccacgggtttttcccactgggtttaccgggcaaggttttggtgtagcaaatctaaatgcatccctctcgtagacata encodes the following:
- the LOC133707056 gene encoding uncharacterized protein LOC133707056, with the protein product MSNLNKLDFVALEVSGRNYLKWTQDVKLHLTANKMRSTIIADNITPEDMKARAMIFIRKHMEEALKVEYLAEEDPRSLWVALEERFNHQRAIYLPEARHDWQNIRFQDFKTVNEYNSEICRIRSLLKFCGEELTEADLLEKTFSTFPPSCMVLQQQYRERNFARFSELITILLLAEKNNNLLLRNDQARPTGTRAIPLPEANTIAHHENNRGRRNRGRGRGRRSERPRHGRRNGPRNGPYDRDHPGNGPRGRGGRGQGPRGGNRNGQVRQTQIRENPGPARRPQNQHNLCYRCGGTDHWSRTCRATDEEIGEYHARRETREANLVEESVPMDTTLEITDFQAANGYIED